The Methanosarcina acetivorans C2A genome includes the window CCTGAATACCTGGATTATTGGAAATGTTACCTCACAGGTTCTCTGGGTTCTTCAATACTTCGAAATTCCGGCATCCTTGAAAGCTTGGAATATGATAACCCTTAACGGCTATACGGTTGAGATTATCCTTGCATGTACCGCAATTGAAAGTATAGCTCTTTTTATGGGGTTAATAGGTGCGGTCAAAGCGCCCCTGAACCGTCTGGCCATGGCCTTCATCGTATCCGTTCCTGTGATCTATGTGCTTAATCTTATCAGAGATATTTTTGTGGTTATAGCTTATGGAGAACAGTGGTTTGGGGCTGACAGTTTCATGATTGCCCATAACTATATTGCGAAGGCGGGTTCAGGGATTGCTCTCTTTGCAATTTCATATGCAGTACTCAAGATTCTGCCTGAGTTGCTGAGAATGATCGATGGCCTCTGGGTAATACTTTCCGAAGAATTGAAATATCTTCTGCATAGATTTGCTGGGGATTGAAATCAATGATTGCAAAAGGATCCGAACCCTGGCTTTTCGCAGCTGCATCCGCAACTGCCCTGTTTGCAATTCTCTCATGGGCAACGGATAGTTTACCATTCCTTAATCATGCAGCTCACATGGGAATGGCATTAACTTTCTTTATGGTTATCTTTTTCAGGGACCCCGAAAGAAAGGTGGAAATCTCTGACGCTTATATGATTTCTCCTGCCGATGGTACGGTTATCGACATCAGAGACAGGAAAATCTGCATTTTTATGTTTCTTCAGAATGTACACGTAAACAGAGCTCCGATTTCCGGAAAAATCAGGGAAATTACCTACAAGAAAGGCGGTTATCTCCCCGCTTTTTGTAAGGATTCGGAAAGGAATGAAAGAAACGAGTTCATTATTCATAGCAAGTACGGGGATGTAGAGGTCACACAGATTGCAGGCACTATTGCCCGCAGAATTGTCACATATTCGAATGTGAATGACAGTGTAGAACAGGGACAGCGGATCGGGATGATCCGTTTCGGGTCAAGAGTCGATGTAACAATTCCTCATGATTTCGATATTACAGTCTGTAAAGGGGAGCGGGTGCTTGCAGGCAAAACCGTTATAGCAACAATAAAAAATGACAGGGACTTTTGATATGAACGTATTTCAAATGTTACGGCTCCCGGACTTGGTCTCTCTTTTGAACCTGATCTGCGGGATTGGCTCCATTGCAGTAGCTGCCCAGAGTAACTCTTTTGGCTTTGCTTTGATCTTACTCCTGATTGCGGCAATTGCAGACGGAGCAGACGGATACATCGCCCGCAGGTTCAAAGGAGGAGAACTTGGGGAGCAACTCGACTCCCTCGCCGATGCAGTCTCTTTTGGGGTCGCTCCCGCTCTTCTTATCTTTCTGGAATTCGGAGAACAGGACCCTCTTGTCGCGATATTTGCAGCTTTTTATGCTGTATGCGGAGTGCTAAGGCTCGCCCGTTTCAATTCTACGATATCTACCTCGAAGCCCGGATTTGAAGGACTCCCCATCACTGCAGGTTGTATTATGCTGGTTACCTATCTTTTGCTTGGAGAAAGTATCGTAGGTATAACCTTTTTGCTGGCTCTGACTTTAGCCCTTTCTATCCTTATGGTGAGTTCCGTAAGTTATCCCAAGATCCGGAATATCAGGGTCCTTGCTTTTGTAGCTGCGGTTTTCGGGATAACTATTCTTCTGTACTTTATTGATCTGGAGTACATGCGGCTTTTTTCTTTCCTGCCCTTCATTCTTATGCTTACTTACCTGTTTTCTCCTTTCCTGAAGGTCCCTTTGATCAGCCCTGTTAACAGTAAAGAGCAGGGGAACAAAAAGGGACTGAAAGCCGGAGGGGGAAAAGAAAAGCAGTAAAGTCAGTTCAAATAGTAAGGTCAGTTCAAATAGTAAAGTCAGTTCAAATATTACTGTAGTTTCCTGTAGTTTCGGACTTAAATATCCACACTTAAATTCACACTTAACCACTCAATAGCTGGTATTTGATTCTAATTTCTCACAGGCACATTGAATCAACAGGGCAGATCGAATTAACAGAAGCGCATTTGTTCGGCAGGATTGCGTTGGATCGGCAGCGATGAATTGAATCGGCAAGATTAATTTGAATTAGTAAGGGTATTGGAGCAACAAGGCATATTGGATTGAAAAGGAGAGGTTTATTTGGCCGGAAATAAAATAACCGATAGAGATAACGCACTTTTTGAAGCAGGAATAAAACTGGGAGCTCTCTACCATCAGTTTACGGGTTCCCCGGTAAACCTGAGAACGGCTTCAAGCCTTGAGCAGGCTATTCAGGAAAGCATTTCAGTTCAGCCTTTTGTGGAAAGCATCTCCGTGAAAATTGACCGGGATCTCTTGAAAAGTAAGCTAAACAGTGAGTTCGGATACACCGAGCTTCAGGGTCCCATGCTTGATGTCAAAATCACTGTAAAATACGGCTCTTCACGGGTGAAAGTTGCAATGGAATTCGACTCCGAACTGAATTATCCATTGATGAAAATTGAAAGTTTAGAATAAATTGAAAGCTAAACCTAAGAAAAATTAAATCTTAATTAAGGTAACCAGAGGTGTTCAAACCTCTGTTTTTGAAATTTCAAAAGCTCTGACTACCTTTTCATTCTGTTCGGGGGTGCCGACTGTTACCCTGATAAGGGAATCTCCGGCTTCTCTGAAAGAATCACATGGCCGCACGATTATTCCTTTTTTCATAAGGTTTTCTGAGACTTTTTTTGCTTTCAGGGGGGTAACATCTACGAGCACGAAGTTTGCTTGCGAAGGATAAACCGCGAACGGGATATTTTTCTTAAGGTATTCCCTACCTTCCCTTGCAAGATTTATGCTTTTATTCAGGTGGTCGGTATCCGAAAGTGCGGCTACTCCTGCCCTTAAAGCCAGAAGGCTCACTGAAAATGGGGTGGCTGCCCTTGAATACTCTTTTACGAGCCATTCTGGCAATATCCCATATCCCAGGCGCAGGCCTGCAAGCCCGAACACCTTGGAGAAAGTCCTCCCAACCGCCAGGTTGTCATATTCCCTTACGAGCCCTGTGAGGTTCCTGTCCGCAAACTCAACATATGCTTCGTCCACAAACACGAGGGCATGGGTGTTTTCGACGATTTTCCTCAGGTCGGCTTCAGGAAGTAGGTTGCCCGAAGGATTGTTTGGGGAGCAGAGAAAAATGATCTTTGTCCTGGGCGAGACGGCTCCAAGGATCTTTTCAGGATCCAGGGAAAAGTCGGGGTTCCGCCTGACAAAAACCGGTTTTCCTCCGCAGGCTCTGGCAGGCAGTTCGTAATAAGCAAAGGTTGGGGTAGGGACAATAACCTCGTCTCCCTTTTCAATGATTATCCTGCAAAGCCCGTCAAGGAGCCCGTCCATTCCGGGGCCGGAGGCGACGATGTTCGATACCGGAAAACCGGTGTATTTCGAGAGGACTTCTCTCAGTTCCCGTGCATCGGCTGAGGGGTAAATATTTGCTCCTGGAGCTGTCTCTACGAGAGCTCTGACGGCTTTCGGGGAGGGCCCGAGGGGGTTTTCGTTTGAGCCGAGTTTGATAATCGAAGGCGGGTCAATCCCGTAAGCGGCAGCTATCTCTTCTATGGATTTTCCGGGAACGTACTCTGCGATTTCAAAGATTTCTTTTTTTATCAGTTCAGGCCTGCTCAAGAACATCAACTACCGTATCGATCTGTTCTTTCGTAATCACAAGTGGGGGGACAAGGCGGAGTACTGAATCCGAGGTGCAGTTTACAAGTACACCCTGTTCCCTTGCAAAGTCAACAAATTTGCCGCAGGGGTATTTGATCTCAACGCCTATCATGAGCCCTTTCCCGCGGACTTCCACAACGTCATCCCTTACCATGCCTGCAAGCTTTTTCATGAAATAAGCCCCCATTTCCTTTGAGCGCTCGAGAAGCTTTTCTTCCCTTATCACCTTAACCGAAGCAAGAGCGGCTGCACAGGCAAGTGGCCCGCCTCCGAAGGTAGAAGCATGCTGTCCGCGCCCGAAATTGATCCCGTTGTGGGCTGCAATGGCGCCCATAGGGAAACCTCCTCCTATGGCTTTTGACATGCTCATGATGTCGGGTTCAACCCCGAACTGCTCTTTGCAAAACCAGGTGCCTGTCCTTCCAAAGCCGGTCTGCACTTCATCAAAGATCAGGAGGGCGCCGGTCTCGTCACAGATCTCCCTTACTTCTTTTAAGTATCCGGGGTCCGGTATGTTTATCCCGCCTTCTCCTTGAATGGGCTCAAGGATTACTGCTGCGGTGTTTTCGGAAATTGCCTGCCTGATAGCCTCGGCATCGGAATACGGGACAAAGGTGGTTTCGGAGCTTACCGGTGGCATGAAGGGGTCCCTGTACATGCTTTTGTGGGTCACGCTGAGAGCTCCTATAGTCCTCCCATGGAAGGAGTGTTCGGCAGCTACAAAAGCGCTTTTTCCCGTAGCCACACGAGCCAGTTTCATTGCAGCTTCTACGGATTCGGCTCCCGAGTTGCAGAAAAAGACGCGCTCCATCCCTGTAATCGAGGCAAGGGTTTCCGCAAACTCTGCCTGGATTTCAGTATAATAAAGATTTGAAACATGAATCAGGTTCTCTGCCTGTGCCTGGATTGCTTTAACAACTGTCGGGTGGCAGTGCCCTACATTGTTTACCGCGATCCCCGCCACGCAGTCGATATACTCTTTCCCGTAAATATCCTGAACGACCGCTCCCTTACCTTTTGAAAGCACAAGGGGCTGGCGCCCGTAGGTCTGCATTACATATTTTGAGTCTTTTTCTATAACGGAATCGTACCTTGCCTGCGGGTCCCCGGATTCAATAATGTTTTCTGTCAAGTGAATTCCTTTCCTTGAATTTGTGATCATAAGTTTATTTTTAAAAGTTTGCGTTGAAGTTTTTCTTGGATTTTAATCAATGTTTCAGCTGTGTTCAGTTTAAGTTATATTTAATTTCAACTGTGTTCATTCTTTTAATGGTATTTATTGATGGACTGCTGGTTTCTACAGACTGTATCCCTTAATTTAATAACTTCCTGATTAATGGACTTCTCAGTTTAAGCTTTTCTCCTACCTTCGCCGGAGCCCAGATAATTCCCTGCTTTCCTGAAAAG containing:
- a CDS encoding acetylornithine transaminase, which gives rise to MTENIIESGDPQARYDSVIEKDSKYVMQTYGRQPLVLSKGKGAVVQDIYGKEYIDCVAGIAVNNVGHCHPTVVKAIQAQAENLIHVSNLYYTEIQAEFAETLASITGMERVFFCNSGAESVEAAMKLARVATGKSAFVAAEHSFHGRTIGALSVTHKSMYRDPFMPPVSSETTFVPYSDAEAIRQAISENTAAVILEPIQGEGGINIPDPGYLKEVREICDETGALLIFDEVQTGFGRTGTWFCKEQFGVEPDIMSMSKAIGGGFPMGAIAAHNGINFGRGQHASTFGGGPLACAAALASVKVIREEKLLERSKEMGAYFMKKLAGMVRDDVVEVRGKGLMIGVEIKYPCGKFVDFAREQGVLVNCTSDSVLRLVPPLVITKEQIDTVVDVLEQA
- a CDS encoding archaetidylserine synthase; this encodes MNVFQMLRLPDLVSLLNLICGIGSIAVAAQSNSFGFALILLLIAAIADGADGYIARRFKGGELGEQLDSLADAVSFGVAPALLIFLEFGEQDPLVAIFAAFYAVCGVLRLARFNSTISTSKPGFEGLPITAGCIMLVTYLLLGESIVGITFLLALTLALSILMVSSVSYPKIRNIRVLAFVAAVFGITILLYFIDLEYMRLFSFLPFILMLTYLFSPFLKVPLISPVNSKEQGNKKGLKAGGGKEKQ
- the hisC gene encoding histidinol-phosphate transaminase, with product MFLSRPELIKKEIFEIAEYVPGKSIEEIAAAYGIDPPSIIKLGSNENPLGPSPKAVRALVETAPGANIYPSADARELREVLSKYTGFPVSNIVASGPGMDGLLDGLCRIIIEKGDEVIVPTPTFAYYELPARACGGKPVFVRRNPDFSLDPEKILGAVSPRTKIIFLCSPNNPSGNLLPEADLRKIVENTHALVFVDEAYVEFADRNLTGLVREYDNLAVGRTFSKVFGLAGLRLGYGILPEWLVKEYSRAATPFSVSLLALRAGVAALSDTDHLNKSINLAREGREYLKKNIPFAVYPSQANFVLVDVTPLKAKKVSENLMKKGIIVRPCDSFREAGDSLIRVTVGTPEQNEKVVRAFEISKTEV
- a CDS encoding dihydroneopterin aldolase family protein, with product MAGNKITDRDNALFEAGIKLGALYHQFTGSPVNLRTASSLEQAIQESISVQPFVESISVKIDRDLLKSKLNSEFGYTELQGPMLDVKITVKYGSSRVKVAMEFDSELNYPLMKIESLE
- a CDS encoding phosphatidylserine decarboxylase codes for the protein MIAKGSEPWLFAAASATALFAILSWATDSLPFLNHAAHMGMALTFFMVIFFRDPERKVEISDAYMISPADGTVIDIRDRKICIFMFLQNVHVNRAPISGKIREITYKKGGYLPAFCKDSERNERNEFIIHSKYGDVEVTQIAGTIARRIVTYSNVNDSVEQGQRIGMIRFGSRVDVTIPHDFDITVCKGERVLAGKTVIATIKNDRDF
- the artA gene encoding archaeosortase A; its protein translation is MIESVLWLAVGLMIASSVIPRTSRVRKLLGGIGWGVFSIHWGYQPFHYIEIQDYANVVLTFLFALFCLLVAYIMLREYREGPLLIKQNREVVHSKVSAPIEGDSLDITSMLTSASALGALVYFPFANFSTLNTWIIGNVTSQVLWVLQYFEIPASLKAWNMITLNGYTVEIILACTAIESIALFMGLIGAVKAPLNRLAMAFIVSVPVIYVLNLIRDIFVVIAYGEQWFGADSFMIAHNYIAKAGSGIALFAISYAVLKILPELLRMIDGLWVILSEELKYLLHRFAGD